A window of the Microplitis mediator isolate UGA2020A chromosome 5, iyMicMedi2.1, whole genome shotgun sequence genome harbors these coding sequences:
- the LOC130668780 gene encoding uncharacterized protein LOC130668780 isoform X4: MGQYSSAHVTLNLNVHPAFVSIIGHTSPPPPAPSSGHLQQQQQQQDNSPPRGPRTLLLRRSENGFGFTLRHFIVYPPESCCMLPGHERTKIEEPMDTIFVKQVRANSPAAEAGLRTGDRVVSVDGVPTRGEQYASVVQRIQQAEPWLRLLVVSKEDDILQRYFGDTAHNPETNQRPARLRSPDKILQKQRRSMSMIPGPSSRTRQSWICQTLPSSENQGTAGSSYRLREDTFKDQSANKMTTSVPNIQRRPLTEARNHESIYGRTDDRSQRRSLPQQQDIIDPMGQVYRSPPDARFDLYDRTRSESIYSRPSSEQIYDRIKDPIYERVRPDLNTFSKSLDHQYPMSRAEPQVPIYRPGRRVVTRRASEGSGPINDSEGSGGVGGGQMAYSNNDGFKSGDPGSRLSVESRQDSSPVSKDSSISSSYDSTSTLTGNECSDDSIMTRLRKSFEQKEEFLRRPSHPIGWLLPDEMTRINQCQGVIQREFYARPQKLQRQVWPPSEQQNQQQVIDTAHHQTLNRNNTLERIKNNKPSNQNLQRVRNDMVEVGSDVTNSNDVKNGEREGAQAIRDKFYSSLYDTNNQYGKENNFNNYPTSKTVVNNESPSRNTPNSSPRNTSNNKNTFITTLSRIHENVTSLAQQQQQQQQQQQQHQQQQQQQHQHQQQQQQQQSCHELRNGTSSLPSSPGPDKKTPDKFPVPPQGLQIVSRRAKQFESGRLLSDDDEPTSDRTNLYKSELSRLSNKRSVPNVAVRKREFESKAESHETRRITANRESKSLDSGKGLSGNRIIPIGSKYIHCEPPSGYRDDKVVYIVETPAMDMEPVRLRARSNSAESWEAVNGGTTRRGVRHTWQTEPEDPEGETRNSKAKRQDSYLQAVRNHLDRESHVIQQRERTTEESKIMEPNSVYPSALSEVISRTTPSSMPTVTISPPQPVRPNQLPIPNPLRPLDSRESSFNHQHLSSDQQNVDDQESTGTTLAPGSNPTSNDVVLRRQKNSQLSDEERATRRVSYLKATWGERMHVDSDLELSDTESVVQAIRSIHRRWRPPLFPSDITPLRRIFEDVTQAASLHRHYHRNSIANTHSSTACSAGTPKDVEPVEREGSLHVKFTVLDGKRSTDRSWKQVWGVLRGPILYFYKDRHTQSPSATSDSDVGQHVDVRCSLVDVADDYTKRKHVFRVANTSAEVLLQTDDAASMALWLRALHKHAAAEKPSDGNSSTTKQQAVPQTPGPTTPSSGSPAGGQRLSPLPGHKGIRKLTSFRNRSPTGQSPVNKTRKPSQTVEPLQSPKSKTWKGRVAKQLRKMHGQAGSPSSPTAQLQPEGATFKVPLELCPVSSFSEFVPLIVEMCTSIVEARGLEVIGIYRVPGNTAAISQLTESVNKGFENINLQDPRWSDVNVISSLLKSFFRQLPDSLLTAELYPMFIDADKIEDPQRRMATIRKLLRDLPEHHFETLKYLMFHLKKVVEHSEVNKMEAKNLAIVFGPTLVRASGSRDNMVTMVTDMSHQCRIVESLLNNVDWFFCEEDLDDLSRLSVNLSLPADGSEVETSNTNHNLLLNNIQKVEANRKIQRRRKGQEEQESEDHEDEKTKGKQDESLGVIRQSMALNERQCSVSEMVLMHENKNQPNHTNENIDRNTVISSENTSPLNSSSISSRSMYPGSPVNQQQEQQHQQQQQQQQQSQQLSTTSLSLDSSRLSSDVGSGSLDTVSTISNLSNETKQSNDEVAIRTYAGLSATTQERIRRFEQETKAMLQRDQHRQRREAEKREEERRRIEMEWQLAKREMENDDILDGIIDTAVGTPYLTDRMSNLNDRLAERSSVDSNGTDSHRSKSTTRLTPLSIAVQQQPTARQKAQATNQLTNIIGDKINNGIIKKFKTDKESSVESLAPTRYGSLDSLHEVHTSPSPSHQTRGISGDISDDAGSCFLHWTQKILTINRKLVRHTATPSFWCFISSHLHGSAGASCASTKTPAPQPPEPRTVTDPTTTTCSAASSSSSPPPLQLSEPRVSESGLGSGSSSKTLNKFFRGSDLLTSLTSTFDRKWKSLVNPSNLLVTSAESSSSGTIGYSKQTNYNDNDRNQSTRSPEVYRDPSLHKSLIDKSNLVRTKTDTLEKEKNLTVAEISEKSKEELIRPDNDRNLNRKISEINTAATDSSDGGSLLDATEKDEKPSKVTVKSKRLESLNKTQDNELPSISQHNDEAKSNTTNDCKNFQSDDKTIVDSSYSNKLEKFESLSSQASESRSRLKRSESLNKRTEISCSKLKRSESLNKHSDRLASPTNGKLKRSESLNKHAERSESPNMKLKRSESLTKTEKTECNISKRRQSVRKESATKLKRKNGMPERSIKRRHTVGGTKDFDKVHWLDNKLQSETERIIKNDNKPKKSQLRTSSPDLSSNRVNVADTSFLIEVSFRGPSNVVFNVTNTRPQSLPDANLASKVFKVPLESHV; this comes from the exons ATCGGCCATACATCACCCCCACCACCTGCACCATCTTCTGGTCATCtacagcagcaacaacaacagcaagaTAATTCACCACCACGCGGACCACGTACACTCTTACTACGACGCAGCGAAAATGGATTTGGATTTACCCTTCGTCACTTTATCGTCTATCCGCCCGAGTCCTGCTGT atgctGCCAGGACACGAGCGGACAAAAATCGAAGAGCCAATGGACACAATTTTCGTAAAACAAGTACGAGCAAATTCACCAGCAGCAGAAGCAGGCCTTCGAACTGGAGATCGTGTCGTATCAGTGGACGGTGTGCCAACTCGTGGCGAGCAGTACGCAAGTGTCGTTCAGCGAATCCAGCAAGCAGAACCTTGGCTCAGACTACTAGTTGTTTCTAAAGAAGACGATATATTACAAAGg tactTCGGTGATACTGCGCACAATCCAGAGACAAATCAACGACCAGCACGACTACGTTCTCCCgacaaaatattacaaaaacaACGTAGGTCGATGAGTATGATTCCTGGACCGTCATCAAGAACAAGACAATCTTGGATTTGCCAAACACTTCCTAGCTCTGAAAATCAAGGTACTGCAGGTTCTTCGTATCGATTACGCGAGGATACATTTAAAGATCAATCGGCAAATAAAATGACGACATCAGTACCAAATATTCAACGACGGCCATTAACAGAAGCACGTAATCATGAAAGTATTTATGGTCGTACTGACGATCGTAGTCAAAGAAGATCATTACCACAGCAGCAAGATATTATTGATCCGATGGGACAGGTTTATCGATCACCACCTGACGCAAGATTCGATTTATACGATCGTACACGTTCTGAGTCGATATACTCACGACCAAGTAGCGAGCAAATCTACGACAGGATCAAGGATCCAATTTACGAGCGAGTTAGACCagatttaaatacatttagtAAGTCGCTGGATCATCAGTATCCCATGTCTCGGGCTGAACCACAAGTACCAATTTACCGGCCTGGAAGACGCGTTGTTACAAGACGCGCAAGTGAAGGTAGTGGTCCAATAAATGATTCAGAAGGGAGTGGGGGAGTAGGAGGAGGACAGATGGCTTATAGTAATAACGATGGATTTAAATCTGGTGATCCAGGATCAAGATTAAGTGTGGAATCAAGGCAAGATTCGTCACCGGTTAGTAAAGATAGCAGTATATCTTCTTCTTACGATTCAACTTCAACGCTGACGGGTAATGAATGTTCAGATGATTCTATTATGACGAGACTGAGAAAGAGTTTTGAACAAAAGGAAGAATTTTTACGGCGTCCAAGTCATCCTATTGGTTGGTTATTGCCTGATGAAATGACGAGGATAAACCAGTGTCAAGGTGTCATTCAACGTGAATTTTATGCGCGACCTCAAAAACTTCAGAGACAGGTTTGGCCACCGAGTGAACAACAAAATCAACAACAAGTTATTGATACCGCGCATCATCAAACacttaatagaaataatactttggaaagaattaaaaataataaacctaGTAATCAGAATTTACAGAGAGTGCGTAATGATATGGTTGAAGTTGGTAGTGACGTTACTAATTCTAATGACGTAAAGAATGGTGAACGTGAAGGTGCACAAGCAATacgtgataaattttattcatcttTATATGATACTAACAATCAATAtggtaaagaaaataattttaataattatccgACTAGTAAAACTGTAGTTAATAATGAATCACCAAGTCGCAATACTCCGAACTCATCACCGAGAAATACaagcaataataaaaatacatttattacgACCTTATCAAGGATACATGAAAATGTTACAAGTTTGGctcagcaacaacaacaacaacaacaacagcagcaacaacaccaacaacaacagcaacaacaacaccaacatcaacagcagcaacaacagcaacagaGCTGTCATGAACTTCGAAATGGCACTTCATCGCTGCCTTCATCACCTGGACCAGACAAAAAAACGCCAGATAAATTTCCAGTACCGCCTCAAGGACTTCAAATTGTTTCACGTCGAGCTAAACAATTTGAATCCGGTAGACTACTCAGTGATGATGACGAGCCAACTAGTGATCGTACGAATTTGTACAAAAGTGAGTTGTCAAGGTTATCAAATAAACGAAGTGTACCAAATGTTGCTGTACGAAAACGTGAATTTGAATCAAAAGCTGAATCACATGAAACTAGAAGAATTACTGCTAATCGTGAAAGTAAATCATTAGATTCCG GCAAAGGGTTATCGGGAAATCGAATAATTCCGATAGGCAGCAAATACATCCATTGCGAACCACCTTCGGGTTACAGAGATGATAAAG tcGTTTATATCGTAGAAACACCGGCGATGGATATGGAACCGGTTCGGTTGCGAGCACGAAGTAATAGCGCTGAATCTTGGGAAGCTGTGAACGGAGGAACGACCCGACGAGGCGTCAGACATACCTGGCAGACAGAACCCGAGGATCCGGAGGGTGAAACACGAAACAGCAAGGCTAAGAGACAAGACAGCTATCTTCAGGCTGTTAGAAACCACCTCG ACCGAGAATCTCACGTGATCCAGCAGCGTGAAAGAACAACCGAGGAGTCAAAAATCATGGAACCGAATTCAGTATACCCATCAGCATTATCAGAGGTCATTTCAAGAACAACTCCAAGCAGCATGCCGACCGTAACCATTAGTCCTCCCCAGCCAGTCCGGCCAAATCAACTTCCTATCCCAAACCCTCTGCGTCCTTTAGATAGTCGAGAGAGCTCATTCAATCACCAGCATTTATCATCTGATCAGCAGAATGTGGACGACCAAGAGTCCACTGGCACGACCCTAG cTCCGGGCTCCAATCCAACGTCCAATGATGTGGTTCTAAGGCGACAGAAAAATAGTCAACTCA gcGATGAAGAACGTGCAACAAGACGCGTTTCTTATCTCAAAGCTACGTGGGGTGAACGGATGCATGTGGACAGTGATCTAGAATTGAGTGATACTGAGTCGGTAGTTCAAGCAATACGcag CATACACAGGCGATGGAGACCGCCACTGTTTCCTAGCGACATTACGCCACTTCGGCGTATCTTCGAGGATGTTACTCAAGCTGCATCACTGCACCGCCACTACCATCG TAACAGCATCGCAAATACACATAGTAGTACCGCATGCAGCGCCGGGACGCCGAAGGACGTCGAACCGGTCGAGCGAGAAGGATCCCTTCACGTCAAGTTTACTGTACTTGATGGCAAG agATCTACAGACCGTTCGTGGAAGCAAGTATGGGGCGTTCTTCGTGGTCCTATCCTATACTTTTACAAGGACCGTCACACTCAG agTCCATCTGCAACGAGTGATAGTGACGTAGGACAACATGTCGACGTGAGATGTTCTTTAGTTGACGTAGCTGATGATTACACCAAGAGGAAACATGTATTTCGTGTGGCTAATACAAGTGCGGAAGTGCTTTTACAAACGGACGACGCAGCATCGATGGCACTTTGGCTGAGAGCGCTTCATAAACATGCTGCTGCTGAAAAGCCTTcg gATGGTAATTCAAGTACAACGAAGCAACAAGCTGTGCCACAAACACCTGGACCAACAACACCAAGTAGCGGTAGTCCAGCTGGAGGACAACGTCTAAGTCCATTGCCAGGTCACAAAGGCATTAGAAAATTGACGTCTTTCCGTAATCGTTCGCCAACTGGTCAATCACCTGTTAATAAAACCCGGAAGCCAAGTCAGACAGTAGAACCACTGCAGTCACCGAAATCTAAAACGTGGAAAGGTCGTGTTGCTAAACAACTCAGAAAGATGCATGGCCAGGCTGGTTCACCATCCTCGCCAACAGCCCAATTACAGCCTGAGGGTGCTACTTTCAAAGTTCCCTTGGAATTGTGCCCAGTG TCTTCATTCTCGGAATTTGTACCGTTGATTGTTGAAATGTGCACCAGTATCGTTGAAGCGAGGGGTCTTGAAGTTATTGGAATTTATCGAGTGCCTGGAAATACTGCGGCTATTTCTCAACTTACTGAAAGTGTCAATAAAGgctttgaaaatattaatttacag gaTCCACGATGGAGTGATGTAAATGTTATATCATCTTTATTGAAATCATTCTTCAGACAACTTCCTGACTCATTATTAACAGCCGAGCTTTATCCCATGTTTATTGACGCAGATAAAATAGAAGATCCCCAAAGAAGAATGGCAacaataagaaaattattaagagATTTACCCGAACATCATTTTGaaacacttaaatatttaatgtttcatttgaaaaaagttgTTGAACACAGTGAAGTTAATAAAATGGAAGCTAAAAATTTGGCTATTGTATTTGGGCCAACTCTGGTACGAGCTAGTGGTTCAAGGGATAATATGGTTACTATGGTTACGGACATGTCGCATCAGTGTAGGATTGTCGAGAGCTTATTGAacaat gtCGATTGGTTCTTCTGTGAAGAAGACTTAGACGACTTGAGTAGATTAAGCGTTAACCTGAGTCTTCCTGCCGACGGCAGTGAAGTTGAAACATCAAATACCAATCACAACCTTCTactaaataatattcaaaaagttgaaG CAAACAGAAAGATACAAAGGCGAAGGAAAGGTCAAGAGGAGCAGGAGAGTGAAGATCACGAAGATGAAAAg aCTAAAGGAAAACAAGACGAATCATTGGGAGTTATTCGACAAAGTATGGCATTGAATGAACGACAATGCTCAGTAAGTGAAATGGTACTGATGCATGAGAATAAAAATCAACCAAACCATACAAATGAAAATATAGATCGTAACACAGTGATCAGTAGTGAAAACACAAGTCCATTAAATAGTTCATCAATATCAAGTAGATCAATGTATCCCGGTAGTCCAGTAAACCAACAACAAGAGCAACAACAtcagcaacagcaacagcagcaacaacaatcGCAACAACTTTCCACCACTTCACTTAGTTTAGACTCTTCACGATTGTCTAGTGACGTTGGTTCTGGTAGTTTGGATACTGTTTCGACAATTTCAAATCTATCAAACGAAACAAAACAGAGTAACGACGAAGTGGCAATACGTACATATGCCGGATTAAGTGCGACGACCCAAGAACGAATACGTAGATTTGAGCAAGAAACAAAAGCAATGTTGCAACGTGACCAGCATCGGCAGAGACGTGAAGCTGAGAAACGTGAAGAAGAACGACGGAGAATTGAAATGGAATGGCAACTTGCCAAAAGAGAGATGGAGAATGATGATATCCTTGATGGGATCATAGACACAGCAGTTGGAACCCCTTATCTTACTGATCGAATGTCGAATTTAAATGACAGGCTTGCTGAGAGATCTAGTGTTGATAGCAATGGTACTGATAGCCACAGGTCGAAATCTACCACGAGATTGACCCCATTATCTATAGCTGTACAGCAGCAACCTACTGCACGACAGAAAGCACAAGCTACCAATCAATTGACTAATATTATAGGCGATAAAATCAATAAtggtattattaaaaaattcaagacaGATAAAGAG tcATCAGTGGAGTCATTGGCACCAACTCGTTACGGCAGTTTAGATTCTCTCCATGAAGTCCACACATCACCATCACCATCACATCAAACTCGCGGCATATCAGGCGACATTTCAGACGATG CCGGATCTTGTTTTCTTCACTGGACCCAGAAGATACTTACTATAAACAGAAAGCTTGTTAG GCACACAGCAACCCCGAGTTTTTGGTGCTTCATATCGTCCCATCTACACGGTTCTGCAGGCGCCAGTTGCGCCTCCACGAAGACACCGGCCCCACAACCACCCGAACCCCGTACCGTCACCGACCCCACAACCACCACCTGCTCTGCAGCATCATCCTCATCATCACCACCACCGTTACAACTCTCCGAGCCAAGGGTGTCAGAGTCAGGGCTCGGGTCCGGGTCGTCCTCCAAGACTTTGAACAAATTCTTCAGAG GGAGCGATCTCTTGACCAGTCTTACGTCGACATTCGATCGAAAATGGAAATCTCTTGTGAATCCATCGAATCTACTCGTAACATCTGCTGAAAGTAGTAGTAGTGGTACTATTGGTTATagtaaacaaacaaattataatgataatgatcGCAATCAGTCAACAAGATCACCTGAAGTTTATCGTGACCCAAGTCTTCATAAATCTCTTATTGATAAAAGCAATTTGGTTCGCACGAAGAcc gaTACACtggagaaagaaaaaaacttgACGGTCGCAGAGATCTCAGAAAAATCTAAAGAGGAATTAATTAGGCCTGATAATGATCGTAAtcttaatagaaaaatatcCGAAATAAATACAGCAGCTACAGATTCATCAGACGGTGGGTCACTATTGGATGCAACTGAAAAAGATGAAAAACCATCAAAGGTAACTGTAAAATCAAAACGTTTGGAATCTTTGAACAAAACACAAGACAATGAATTACCATCGATATCACAACACAATGATGAAGCTAAATCTAATACTACAAACGAttgcaaaaattttcaatcagatgATAAAACAATAGTGGATTCATCTTACtcaaataaattagaaaaatttgagAGTCTTAGCAGCCAGGCAAGTGAGTCCCGATCACGATTAAAACGATCAGAATCATTGAACAAACGTACGGAAATATCatgttcaaaattaaaacgttctgaaagtttaaataaacattCAGATCGACTTGCTTCACCAACAAATGGTAAATTAAAACGTTCTGAGAGTTTAAATAAACATGCCGAGAGATCAGAATCACCTAATATGAAGTTAAAACGATCTGAATCATTGACTAAAACGGAAAAAACCGAATGTAATATTAGTAAAAGACGTCAATCTGTTAGAAAAGAAAGTGCTACTaagttaaaaagaaaaaatggtaTGCCTGAAAGATCAATAAAGAGACGGCACACTGTCGGCGGGACTAAAGATTTTGATAAAGTTCATTGGCTTGacaataaattacaatcaGAGACAGAgcgtattattaaaaatgataacaaaccgaaaaaaagtcaattgAGAACTAGTTCACCGGATTTAAGTAGTAATCGTGTTAATGTTGCTGATACAAGCTTTCTTATTGAAGTAAGCTTTCGTGGACCAAGTAATGTTGTTTTTAATGTCACCAACACACGGCCACAGTCGTTACCCGACGCAAATTTAGCTTCGAAAGTTTTTAAAGTACCTCTTGAAAGTCACGTTTAA